In Streptomyces chartreusis, the following proteins share a genomic window:
- a CDS encoding GntR family transcriptional regulator yields the protein MKQGAQGSAATGNPDGSGGLGGAEGVGGVGVGGPEVRVDVPRVPVQGRGVEGERGGRVDRDERVERADRVERAERGVDGGPGRGDAGALARGEHTHSETPIPRPRALVQRASVRGQILDALRTALVTGELTPGAVYSAPALGERFGVSATPVREAMQQLALEGAVEVVPNRGFRVVERGARELAELAEVRALIEVPVMLRLARTVSVERWAELRPLAEATVRAASSGCRATYAESDRSFHRAVLAFCGNEQLVQLADDLHRRAQWPLVGPVRVSGRGHADLLADAAEHMALLDALIARDLDVVRSLVGEHFGGAR from the coding sequence GTGAAGCAGGGCGCGCAGGGCTCCGCGGCGACGGGGAATCCGGATGGGTCGGGTGGCTTGGGCGGGGCGGAAGGTGTGGGCGGCGTGGGGGTCGGGGGTCCCGAGGTTCGGGTGGATGTGCCGCGTGTGCCTGTGCAGGGGCGGGGCGTGGAGGGGGAGCGGGGCGGTCGGGTCGACCGGGATGAGCGCGTTGAGCGGGCTGACAGGGTTGAGCGGGCTGAGCGTGGTGTGGATGGTGGGCCGGGGCGGGGTGACGCCGGGGCCTTGGCTCGGGGTGAGCACACGCACAGTGAGACGCCTATTCCGCGGCCTCGGGCCTTGGTGCAGCGGGCCTCGGTGCGGGGGCAGATCCTGGACGCGTTGCGTACCGCGCTGGTCACCGGTGAACTGACGCCCGGGGCGGTGTACTCGGCGCCTGCGTTGGGGGAGCGGTTCGGGGTTTCTGCGACGCCGGTGCGGGAGGCGATGCAGCAGCTCGCGTTGGAGGGGGCCGTCGAGGTCGTGCCCAACCGGGGGTTCCGGGTGGTCGAGCGGGGGGCTCGGGAGCTGGCCGAGCTGGCCGAGGTGCGGGCGTTGATCGAGGTGCCGGTGATGCTGCGGCTGGCGCGTACGGTTTCTGTCGAACGGTGGGCTGAGTTGCGGCCGTTGGCGGAGGCTACGGTGCGGGCGGCATCTTCCGGGTGCCGGGCCACGTATGCGGAGTCGGACCGGTCGTTCCATCGGGCGGTGCTCGCGTTCTGTGGCAACGAGCAGTTGGTCCAGCTCGCCGATGATCTGCATCGGCGGGCTCAGTGGCCGCTGGTGGGGCCGGTGCGGGTGTCGGGGCGGGGGCATGCCGATCTGCTGGCGGATGCGGCGGAGCACATGGCGCTGTTGGATGCGTTGATCGCGCGGGATCTGGATGTGGTGCGGTCGTTGGTGGGGGAGCACTTCGGCGGGGCGCGCTGA
- a CDS encoding (2Fe-2S)-binding protein, with protein MPVPPTALADAYTRLTTAFPGLDIIQPPAPEPMPDHDGWVTAAALAAGGGTLDAFLAWDDAQVVRDYGQPARPDVVASFGLHRYAWPACLLITVPWFLLRRVPRLPVTHVSYDRTAPGLAIGRLAARPAAFACLPGDPAATLPGARVVPDEEALRAEVRAALAEHLEPVLAGFGPRMRRRGRALWGMATDEIVESLWYVAHLFGDGEQDRARHELELLLPGATQPYVGSAAFRELTGPNGESLPTRDRASCCMFYTLRPEDTCATCPRTCDADRVTKLLAAAS; from the coding sequence ATGCCCGTGCCCCCTACGGCCCTCGCAGACGCCTACACCCGTCTCACCACGGCCTTCCCGGGGCTGGACATCATCCAGCCGCCCGCCCCCGAGCCCATGCCCGACCACGACGGATGGGTCACCGCGGCCGCCCTCGCCGCCGGCGGCGGCACCCTCGACGCCTTCCTGGCCTGGGACGACGCACAGGTGGTGCGCGACTACGGACAGCCCGCCCGCCCGGACGTCGTCGCCAGCTTCGGCCTGCACCGCTACGCCTGGCCCGCCTGCCTGCTGATCACCGTCCCCTGGTTCCTGCTCCGCCGCGTCCCCCGCCTCCCCGTGACACATGTCTCGTACGACCGCACGGCCCCCGGCCTCGCGATAGGCCGCCTGGCGGCCCGCCCGGCCGCCTTCGCCTGCCTCCCCGGCGACCCGGCGGCCACCCTGCCCGGCGCCAGGGTCGTCCCGGACGAGGAGGCGCTGCGCGCGGAGGTGCGGGCCGCCCTCGCCGAGCACCTCGAACCCGTCCTCGCCGGCTTCGGCCCGCGCATGCGCCGCCGCGGCCGCGCGCTGTGGGGCATGGCGACCGACGAGATCGTCGAGAGCCTCTGGTACGTCGCCCACCTGTTCGGCGACGGCGAGCAGGACCGGGCCCGCCATGAGCTGGAACTGCTCCTGCCGGGGGCGACACAGCCGTACGTCGGCTCGGCCGCCTTCCGTGAACTGACCGGCCCGAACGGTGAGTCACTGCCCACCCGGGACCGGGCGAGCTGCTGCATGTTCTACACGCTGCGCCCCGAGGACACCTGCGCCACCTGCCCGCGCACCTGCGACGCGGACCGGGTCACCAAACTGCTGGCGGCGGCGAGCTGA
- a CDS encoding DUF2637 domain-containing protein, protein MRLTDISLNWLLPGAVLLLGMLAAVAVLARGKRSGEHAKTEDSWERSEERRRRKEAIYGTASYVLLFCCAAVAAALSFKGLVGFGEQNLGLSNGWQYLVPFGLDGAAMFCSVLAVREASHGDAALGSRILVWTFAGAAAWFNWVHAPRGLAHAGAPHFFAGMSLSAAVLFDRALKQTRRAALREQGLVPRPLPQIRIVRWLRAPRETYKAWSLMLLENVRSLDEAVDEVREDKRQKDAARLRRRDKERMDRAQLKAISRGHRGFIGRGNGRTVEPQALESGSAQVSAEPAISAAEQLPVLTRPSLQPVRTGSDPVKVDLTAEDDTMALPRLDSLERKLKDLEQQFG, encoded by the coding sequence ATGAGATTGACCGACATATCGCTGAACTGGCTGCTTCCGGGCGCCGTACTGCTCCTGGGCATGCTGGCGGCGGTAGCGGTACTGGCGCGCGGCAAGCGGTCGGGGGAGCACGCGAAGACCGAGGACTCGTGGGAGCGCAGCGAGGAGCGTCGCAGGCGCAAGGAAGCCATATACGGCACGGCCTCCTACGTACTCCTCTTCTGCTGTGCCGCGGTCGCGGCCGCGCTCTCCTTCAAGGGCCTGGTCGGCTTCGGTGAGCAGAACCTGGGCCTGTCCAACGGCTGGCAGTACCTCGTGCCGTTCGGTCTGGACGGCGCGGCGATGTTCTGCTCCGTCCTCGCCGTGCGCGAGGCCAGCCACGGTGACGCCGCACTCGGCTCCCGGATACTCGTGTGGACGTTCGCGGGCGCCGCGGCCTGGTTCAACTGGGTGCACGCGCCTCGGGGCCTCGCCCACGCCGGCGCCCCGCACTTCTTCGCCGGCATGTCCCTTTCTGCGGCCGTGCTGTTCGACCGCGCACTGAAGCAGACCCGCCGGGCCGCCTTGCGCGAGCAGGGTCTGGTGCCGCGTCCGCTGCCGCAGATCCGCATCGTCCGCTGGCTGCGGGCGCCGCGCGAGACCTACAAGGCATGGTCCCTGATGCTGCTGGAGAACGTGCGCAGCCTGGACGAGGCGGTCGACGAGGTCCGCGAGGACAAGCGGCAGAAGGACGCGGCCCGACTGCGCCGCCGCGACAAGGAGCGCATGGATCGCGCCCAGCTCAAGGCCATCAGCCGGGGCCACCGCGGCTTCATCGGCCGCGGCAACGGACGGACGGTGGAGCCGCAGGCCCTGGAGTCCGGTTCCGCCCAGGTGTCCGCGGAGCCTGCCATATCCGCGGCGGAACAGCTGCCCGTGCTCACGCGTCCCTCTTTGCAGCCCGTACGCACCGGTTCTGACCCGGTGAAGGTCGACCTCACAGCGGAGGACGACACCATGGCGCTCCCCCGGCTCGACTCCCTCGAGCGCAAGCTGAAGGACCTGGAGCAGCAGTTCGGCTGA
- a CDS encoding ATP-binding protein has protein sequence MEDRAASAGEHAQPPQLRRRLGRRDLRAVPETRRALREWLRHWGRPGQPDIAELLTSELVTNALVHTDRDAVLTATVGPGGLRVEVRDFVTRLPRPRVPNADDGTSGRGLILVQSLADAWGVRTHAVGKAVWFELDAGPA, from the coding sequence GTGGAGGACAGGGCCGCGAGCGCCGGGGAACACGCGCAGCCGCCTCAGCTCAGGCGCAGACTCGGGCGGCGGGACCTACGGGCCGTCCCCGAGACACGCAGGGCGCTGCGGGAGTGGTTGCGGCACTGGGGGAGGCCGGGACAGCCGGACATAGCCGAACTGCTCACCAGCGAGCTCGTCACCAACGCGCTCGTGCACACCGACCGGGACGCGGTCCTGACCGCGACGGTCGGACCGGGCGGACTTCGGGTGGAGGTGAGGGACTTCGTGACCCGGCTGCCCAGACCACGCGTACCGAACGCCGACGACGGTACGAGCGGCAGGGGCCTGATCCTGGTCCAGTCCCTCGCGGACGCCTGGGGAGTGCGGACGCACGCGGTCGGGAAGGCGGTGTGGTTCGAACTCGACGCGGGCCCCGCGTAG
- a CDS encoding helix-turn-helix domain-containing protein, giving the protein MSEVRDDDVQEFAALLRRLKERTDRSYGQLARRLNMNTSTLHRYCAGDAVPLGFAPVERFAALCGATPEERLELHRLWILAVAARQRSRTAAAEAKGAAVTPPSDPAPEPAGEPVRDPASPEPAQRRWYRSRRLLVSAAVTTALLATLGSLSALPDDRAKGSDSVEAVDPPRTTAPDSPRPKSSKSPSPSPSTPSPSADGSKKPSAKASGDADRPSNKAGKPQPSTGVPLTWSADSHVWQAGCGHDYVIDKPPPQVPPPPNPQDAATWAATMGAVHGKQTLVRVTVQGKSSTAVVLEALRVRVVGRSAPMAGTNYAMDNGCGGALTPRYFDVDLDKDRPVARPADGNDSGVTIPAMRLPYRVSAEDPEVLLIDARTVACDCSWYLELDWSSEGRTGTVRVDDRGRPFRTTGNKGLKNYAYDTSARAWVPWEE; this is encoded by the coding sequence GTGTCGGAAGTACGCGACGACGACGTCCAGGAGTTCGCGGCGCTACTCAGACGTCTGAAGGAACGCACCGACCGCAGTTACGGTCAGCTGGCCCGCCGCCTGAACATGAACACCTCCACGCTGCACCGCTACTGCGCCGGTGACGCGGTCCCTCTCGGCTTCGCCCCCGTCGAGCGGTTCGCCGCGCTGTGCGGGGCGACTCCGGAGGAGCGTCTCGAGCTGCACCGGTTGTGGATCCTGGCGGTGGCCGCGCGGCAGAGGTCGCGCACGGCGGCCGCCGAGGCGAAGGGCGCGGCGGTCACGCCCCCCTCGGACCCGGCCCCCGAGCCGGCGGGCGAACCGGTGCGGGACCCGGCATCGCCCGAGCCCGCGCAGCGCCGTTGGTACCGCAGTCGGCGCCTGCTGGTCTCGGCGGCCGTGACGACCGCGCTCCTCGCCACGCTCGGCAGCCTGTCCGCCCTCCCGGACGACCGCGCCAAGGGCAGCGACTCCGTCGAGGCCGTCGACCCGCCGCGTACGACGGCGCCGGACTCCCCGCGCCCGAAGTCGTCCAAGTCGCCGAGCCCCTCCCCCAGTACGCCCTCGCCGTCGGCCGACGGGTCGAAGAAGCCCTCGGCGAAGGCCTCCGGCGACGCCGACCGGCCCTCGAACAAGGCGGGCAAGCCGCAGCCCTCCACCGGGGTGCCCCTCACCTGGAGCGCCGACTCGCACGTCTGGCAGGCCGGCTGCGGTCACGACTACGTCATCGACAAGCCGCCGCCGCAGGTCCCGCCGCCGCCGAACCCGCAGGACGCGGCCACCTGGGCGGCGACGATGGGCGCCGTGCACGGCAAACAGACGCTGGTGAGGGTCACGGTGCAGGGCAAGTCGTCCACCGCCGTGGTCCTGGAGGCGCTGCGGGTGCGCGTCGTCGGCCGTTCGGCGCCCATGGCGGGCACCAACTACGCCATGGACAACGGCTGCGGCGGAGCGCTGACGCCCCGTTACTTCGATGTCGACCTGGACAAGGACCGGCCCGTCGCCCGCCCGGCCGACGGCAACGACTCGGGTGTCACGATCCCCGCGATGCGGCTGCCGTACCGCGTGTCCGCCGAGGACCCGGAGGTGCTGCTGATCGACGCGCGGACTGTGGCCTGCGACTGCAGCTGGTACCTGGAGCTGGACTGGTCGTCCGAGGGCCGCACCGGCACCGTCCGCGTCGACGACCGCGGCCGCCCGTTCCGTACGACCGGCAACAAGGGTCTGAAGAACTACGCCTACGACACCTCGGCCCGCGCCTGGGTGCCCTGGGAGGAGTAG
- a CDS encoding protein phosphatase 2C domain-containing protein, producing the protein MNQQGGRPTGREDDWWRQLYGDRADDTGPTTARDSLDDRFASAAGTVNQRSAAAAPVPSPRADSDAVEPASTFPAGLPRPPGFTVESPPADVGPPPPPPPVKAPERPGPPIEPTPPPRPLDYVGDGPPTYAAEPTALPPADPDDLDDLVADTVLDGAHYGACTLRAVSLRGDSARYRGEPRRDSLLTARFGTGDHALLLVAMATGARATPGAHRAAAEACHWIGRAVGRSHARLSEDIRGARRGDLKSGLHRLTDRSLGKLRASAAEQGIEPEEYAATLRCLLLPADPECRTRVFFGVGEGGLFRLRNGEWQDIEPRVTDATGEPVVGFGSLPAETPEGDRLTMDLGITTPPSPYDPAPEPPREPFRFRASVARPGDTLLMCTSGLADPLRGEAELAAHLTGRWSALQPPGLAEFLADAQVRVKGYADDRTAAAVWEV; encoded by the coding sequence ATGAACCAGCAGGGGGGTAGGCCCACCGGCCGCGAGGACGACTGGTGGAGGCAGCTGTACGGTGACCGCGCCGACGACACGGGCCCGACGACGGCCCGCGACTCACTGGACGACCGCTTCGCCTCGGCCGCCGGGACGGTGAACCAGCGGTCGGCAGCGGCTGCGCCGGTCCCGTCACCACGCGCGGACTCCGATGCCGTGGAGCCCGCGTCGACCTTCCCGGCCGGGCTGCCCAGGCCGCCGGGATTCACCGTGGAGTCACCGCCGGCCGACGTGGGGCCGCCGCCCCCGCCGCCCCCGGTCAAGGCTCCGGAGCGGCCGGGCCCGCCCATCGAGCCCACCCCGCCGCCGCGCCCCCTCGACTACGTGGGCGACGGCCCGCCCACCTACGCCGCCGAACCCACCGCCCTGCCGCCCGCCGACCCGGACGACCTCGACGACCTCGTCGCCGACACCGTCCTCGACGGCGCCCACTACGGCGCCTGCACCCTGCGCGCCGTCTCCCTGCGCGGCGACTCCGCCCGCTACCGCGGCGAACCCCGCCGCGACTCCCTGCTCACCGCCCGCTTCGGCACCGGCGACCACGCCCTGCTCCTCGTGGCGATGGCCACCGGCGCCCGCGCCACCCCGGGCGCGCACCGCGCCGCCGCCGAGGCCTGCCACTGGATCGGCCGCGCCGTCGGCCGCAGCCACGCGAGACTCTCCGAGGACATAAGGGGAGCGCGGCGCGGTGACCTGAAGTCCGGGCTGCACCGACTGACCGACCGCAGCCTCGGCAAACTCCGCGCCAGCGCCGCCGAACAGGGCATAGAACCCGAGGAGTACGCGGCGACCCTGCGCTGCCTCCTGCTGCCCGCCGACCCCGAGTGCCGTACGCGCGTCTTCTTCGGCGTCGGCGAGGGCGGACTCTTCCGGCTGCGGAACGGCGAGTGGCAGGACATCGAACCCCGCGTCACCGACGCCACCGGCGAACCCGTCGTCGGCTTCGGCTCGCTGCCCGCCGAGACGCCCGAGGGCGACCGGCTCACCATGGACCTCGGCATCACCACTCCGCCGAGCCCCTACGACCCGGCCCCCGAGCCACCCCGTGAACCCTTCCGCTTCCGTGCCTCCGTCGCCCGCCCCGGCGACACCCTCCTGATGTGCACGAGCGGCCTCGCCGACCCCCTGCGCGGCGAAGCCGAGCTCGCCGCCCACCTGACCGGACGCTGGTCCGCCCTCCAACCGCCCGGCCTCGCGGAGTTCCTCGCCGACGCCCAGGTCCGGGTGAAGGGGTACGCCGACGACCGTACGGCCGCCGCCGTCTGGGAGGTGTGA
- a CDS encoding S8 family peptidase: protein MGRAISRTALGAATAAILAVTPAVPTHAATTGPRPPAGTGDRATPGADAGSVVTLVTGDRVLVTRDGAVALPGADGTTPFTQTRRSGDDLYVYPERAIEALAAGRVDEELFNVTGLVRQGYDDTHRATLPLIATYDRSVARTVPPTPRGAERGPVLDAIDGVALEADKKKAADVWADLTGHGSRAAGDLRKLWLDARVRATLDRSTRQVHAPEAWAAGYDGKGTKVAVLDTGADAEHPDLEGRITASKNFTDSPDADDHDGHGTHTTSTVGGTGAASDGAKKGVAPAAGLLNGKVLNDYGYGETSWIIAGMQWAVDQGADVVSMSLGNPARTDCTDPMAQATEELARRSENTLFVIAAGNTGPGNNTVSSPGCAPSVLTVGAVDRDDTTASFSSRGPAYGSHTLKPEITAPGVGISAAAAGGRGVYAYRSMSGTSMATPHVAGAAAIVKQRHPDWTARQIKAALVSSADTGIPGDVRETGGGRLDVRAAIGQKMLGAPALQAGTYNWPQDASDRTTLAVPYTNTTDRAVELKLTVPAVTGNDGSTVRSAPARLDARRVTVPAGATVEVPLRIDPTARLERAQYGDVTGRVLATTDGVEVSTPFALYVQPETVTLRVKLLDRLGEPAGGASSVDLIGTDDASGERRFNEGAADQTYRIRPGAYFLSSFVTTPETEGTLLDSLTYLGRPQLEISEDTTVVLDARKAHRLTVRTDRPTEPRGATLGFARSWDDTWLHAGTAAGGRELRGYYASVTGRATDGDFEFDSFWRAAAPQITELAVEGGPSLHPTTASYSSANLDGRGRAALFDAESGTAEDLSGAAGKIALVGIPDGGSAYEIATRAKEAGAVAVLVHRDAPGRWYPSAGFTGGPLPVLAVPADEAKTLLTAGDVTLRWTATAKSPYVYNLAFPEKGRIGGDRTYRVRDRDLAATTATYNSMAGGATDHIDLTSMTRPNGLTGYFGGLETVPAPFGRTEFHSPGTTGWEHEVSSSFPWGEFMIDPMRGYTKGERRTEEWYGGVLAPATPRDGTGRPALAAERQGDLIGVAPGFWGDGQHQGGQGSFGDIGSMTLSRNGETIGESPYPFGVFTVPAEESRYELTLNTAKIGPPARAWKRSTGTTTTWTFRSARDEKTQSQGIPLLFPWYALPEDGLKTLPAEDGQTVTLSATGHAGYEPGELTRARLSYSYDEGGTWTEARTVRRDDGTWRATVNHSGARGKQVSIRSVLTDAHGASVTQIVTRAYDVR, encoded by the coding sequence TTGGGGAGAGCGATTTCGCGTACGGCACTGGGCGCGGCCACCGCCGCGATCCTGGCCGTGACGCCGGCCGTACCCACACACGCGGCCACCACCGGGCCGAGACCGCCGGCCGGCACCGGCGACCGGGCCACCCCCGGCGCCGACGCCGGTTCCGTCGTCACCCTGGTCACCGGTGACCGCGTCCTCGTCACCCGGGACGGGGCCGTCGCCCTGCCCGGCGCGGACGGCACCACCCCCTTCACCCAGACCCGCCGCTCCGGCGACGACCTGTACGTCTATCCCGAGCGTGCGATCGAGGCCCTCGCCGCCGGCCGGGTCGACGAGGAACTGTTCAACGTCACCGGCCTGGTCCGCCAGGGCTACGACGACACGCACCGCGCGACGCTCCCGCTGATCGCCACCTACGACCGCTCCGTCGCCCGGACCGTGCCGCCCACCCCGCGCGGCGCCGAACGCGGCCCGGTCCTCGACGCGATCGACGGGGTCGCGCTGGAGGCCGACAAGAAGAAGGCCGCCGACGTCTGGGCGGACCTCACCGGCCACGGCTCCCGCGCGGCCGGCGATCTGAGGAAGCTGTGGCTCGACGCCAGGGTCCGGGCCACGCTGGACCGTTCGACCCGCCAGGTGCACGCCCCCGAGGCATGGGCCGCCGGCTATGACGGCAAGGGCACGAAGGTCGCCGTCCTGGACACCGGCGCCGACGCCGAACACCCTGACCTCGAGGGCCGGATCACCGCCTCGAAGAACTTCACCGACTCCCCGGACGCCGACGACCACGACGGCCACGGCACCCACACCACCTCCACCGTCGGCGGCACGGGCGCCGCGAGCGACGGCGCCAAGAAGGGCGTCGCCCCGGCCGCCGGGCTCCTCAACGGCAAGGTCCTGAACGACTACGGCTACGGCGAGACCTCGTGGATCATCGCCGGCATGCAGTGGGCCGTCGACCAAGGCGCCGACGTCGTCTCCATGAGCCTCGGCAACCCGGCCCGCACCGACTGCACCGACCCGATGGCCCAGGCCACCGAGGAACTCGCCCGGAGAAGCGAGAACACCCTGTTCGTCATCGCGGCGGGCAACACCGGCCCCGGCAACAACACGGTCTCCTCCCCGGGTTGCGCCCCGAGTGTCCTGACCGTCGGCGCCGTCGACCGCGACGACACCACGGCCTCCTTCTCCAGCCGCGGCCCGGCGTACGGCTCGCACACCCTCAAGCCGGAGATCACCGCACCGGGCGTCGGCATCTCCGCCGCGGCGGCCGGCGGGCGCGGCGTGTACGCGTACCGGTCGATGAGCGGTACGTCGATGGCGACCCCGCACGTCGCCGGCGCGGCGGCGATCGTCAAACAGCGCCACCCCGACTGGACGGCCCGGCAGATCAAGGCGGCCCTGGTCTCCTCCGCCGACACCGGCATCCCCGGCGACGTCCGCGAGACCGGCGGCGGACGCCTCGACGTGCGGGCCGCGATCGGGCAGAAGATGCTCGGCGCACCCGCGCTGCAGGCCGGCACCTACAACTGGCCGCAGGACGCGAGCGACCGCACGACCCTCGCCGTGCCCTACACCAACACCACGGACAGGGCGGTGGAGTTGAAGCTGACGGTGCCCGCCGTCACCGGCAACGACGGCTCCACCGTCCGCTCGGCCCCGGCCCGCCTCGACGCCCGCAGGGTCACCGTCCCGGCGGGGGCGACGGTCGAGGTCCCGCTGCGCATAGACCCGACGGCCCGGCTGGAGCGCGCCCAGTACGGCGACGTGACCGGCCGCGTCCTCGCCACGACGGACGGCGTCGAGGTCTCCACCCCGTTCGCGCTGTACGTCCAGCCGGAGACCGTCACCCTGCGGGTGAAGCTGCTCGACCGCCTCGGCGAGCCGGCCGGCGGCGCCTCCTCCGTCGACCTGATCGGCACCGACGACGCGAGCGGCGAGCGCCGCTTCAACGAGGGCGCGGCCGACCAGACGTACCGGATCCGCCCCGGCGCCTACTTCCTCTCCAGCTTCGTCACCACGCCGGAGACCGAGGGCACGCTCCTGGACTCCCTCACCTACCTCGGGCGTCCTCAGCTGGAGATCTCCGAGGACACGACCGTCGTCCTCGACGCCCGCAAGGCCCACCGGCTGACCGTCCGCACGGACCGGCCCACCGAACCGCGCGGCGCCACCCTCGGGTTCGCCCGCAGCTGGGACGACACCTGGCTGCACGCGGGCACCGCGGCCGGCGGGCGCGAGCTGCGCGGCTACTACGCCTCCGTCACCGGCCGGGCGACCGACGGGGACTTCGAGTTCGACAGCTTCTGGCGCGCCGCGGCCCCGCAGATCACCGAACTCGCCGTCGAGGGCGGCCCGTCGCTGCACCCGACCACCGCGTCCTACAGCTCCGCCAACCTCGACGGCCGCGGCCGCGCGGCGCTCTTCGACGCCGAGTCCGGTACGGCGGAGGACCTCTCGGGGGCCGCGGGGAAGATCGCGCTCGTCGGGATCCCGGACGGCGGCAGCGCCTACGAGATCGCGACCCGCGCGAAGGAGGCCGGGGCCGTGGCCGTCCTCGTCCACCGGGACGCACCCGGCCGCTGGTACCCGTCGGCCGGCTTCACCGGCGGCCCGCTGCCCGTCCTCGCCGTCCCGGCCGACGAGGCGAAGACCCTGCTCACGGCCGGTGACGTGACCCTGCGCTGGACGGCCACCGCCAAGAGCCCGTACGTGTACAACCTCGCCTTCCCCGAGAAGGGCCGGATCGGCGGGGACCGTACCTACCGCGTCCGGGACCGGGACCTCGCGGCGACCACGGCGACGTACAACTCCATGGCGGGCGGCGCCACCGACCACATAGACCTGACCTCCATGACCCGCCCGAACGGGCTGACCGGCTACTTCGGCGGCCTGGAGACGGTCCCCGCGCCCTTTGGGCGCACCGAGTTCCACTCGCCGGGCACGACCGGCTGGGAGCACGAGGTGTCCAGCAGCTTCCCGTGGGGCGAGTTCATGATCGACCCCATGCGCGGCTACACGAAGGGCGAGCGGCGCACCGAGGAGTGGTACGGCGGCGTCCTCGCCCCCGCCACCCCGCGCGACGGGACCGGCCGGCCCGCGCTCGCCGCCGAACGGCAGGGCGACCTGATCGGCGTGGCACCCGGCTTCTGGGGCGACGGCCAACACCAGGGCGGGCAGGGCAGTTTCGGGGACATCGGCAGCATGACACTGAGCCGGAACGGTGAGACGATCGGCGAAAGCCCTTACCCCTTCGGCGTGTTCACCGTTCCCGCCGAGGAGTCCCGTTACGAACTCACGCTGAACACCGCCAAGATCGGCCCCCCGGCCCGGGCGTGGAAGCGCTCCACCGGCACCACCACGACCTGGACCTTCCGCTCCGCCCGCGACGAGAAGACCCAATCTCAGGGCATACCGCTGCTGTTCCCGTGGTACGCGCTGCCGGAGGACGGTCTGAAGACCCTCCCCGCCGAGGACGGACAGACCGTCACGCTCTCGGCGACCGGTCACGCGGGCTACGAGCCCGGTGAGTTGACGCGGGCCCGGCTCTCGTACTCGTACGACGAGGGCGGGACCTGGACCGAGGCACGGACGGTGCGCCGGGACGACGGGACCTGGAGGGCGACGGTGAACCACAGCGGAGCGAGAGGGAAGCAGGTCAGTATTCGATCGGTCCTGACCGACGCGCACGGCGCCTCGGTCACCCAGATCGTGACCCGGGCCTACGACGTGCGCTGA
- a CDS encoding helix-turn-helix transcriptional regulator — protein sequence MLGAIGLDETHESAYRALVSAGAADVTDLARRLTLGEHDTERALRRLERHGLAAQSSARPGRWVAAPPGVALGALLTQQRHELEKAELAAALLAEEYRAGATETAVHDLVEVVIGAAAVSQRFLQLQLGASDEVCALVTGSPVAVTGMENDAEEQAADRGVRYRVVLERAVLDQPHGITELSAALGREEQVRVVDRVPTKLVIADRTLALVPLTSHTAEPAALVVHASGLLELLSGLFESVWRDALPVSLGKSGVAEQQPEGPDDTDLEVLSLLLAGLTDASVAKQLDLGLRTVQRRVKHLMELTGVSTRLQLGWHAYERGWVSRERRG from the coding sequence ATGCTGGGAGCGATTGGTCTCGACGAGACGCACGAGTCGGCGTACCGGGCCCTGGTGTCCGCGGGCGCCGCCGACGTAACCGATCTCGCCCGACGGCTGACGCTCGGCGAGCACGACACCGAACGCGCCCTCCGTCGCCTGGAGCGGCACGGGCTCGCCGCCCAGTCCTCGGCCCGCCCCGGCCGCTGGGTCGCCGCGCCGCCCGGGGTGGCGCTGGGTGCGCTGCTCACCCAGCAGCGGCACGAGCTGGAGAAGGCTGAGCTGGCGGCCGCGCTGCTCGCCGAGGAGTACCGGGCGGGGGCCACCGAGACAGCCGTACACGACCTGGTCGAGGTGGTGATCGGCGCGGCCGCGGTGTCGCAGCGCTTCCTCCAGCTCCAGCTCGGCGCGAGCGACGAGGTGTGTGCGCTGGTCACCGGCAGCCCGGTCGCCGTCACCGGCATGGAGAACGACGCCGAGGAGCAGGCCGCCGATCGCGGGGTGCGCTATCGCGTGGTCCTGGAGCGGGCGGTCCTCGACCAGCCGCACGGCATCACCGAGCTGTCCGCCGCGCTGGGCCGCGAGGAGCAGGTGCGGGTGGTGGACAGGGTTCCGACGAAGCTGGTGATCGCCGACCGGACGCTGGCGCTGGTGCCCCTGACCTCGCACACCGCGGAGCCTGCCGCGCTGGTCGTGCACGCGAGCGGGCTGCTGGAGCTGCTCTCCGGGCTGTTCGAGTCGGTGTGGCGGGACGCGCTGCCGGTCAGCCTCGGTAAGTCCGGCGTCGCCGAGCAGCAGCCGGAGGGCCCCGACGACACCGATCTGGAGGTGCTCTCCCTGCTGCTGGCCGGCCTGACAGACGCGAGCGTGGCCAAGCAGCTGGACCTGGGGCTGCGGACCGTGCAGCGCCGGGTGAAGCACCTGATGGAGCTGACCGGGGTGTCGACCCGGCTGCAGCTGGGGTGGCACGCGTACGAGCGGGGGTGGGTGTCGCGGGAAAGGCGGGGCTGA